In Sphingomonas psychrotolerans, the following proteins share a genomic window:
- a CDS encoding flavin monoamine oxidase family protein codes for MREVEVAVIGGGAAGVAAARTLADTGVETLILEASDRLGGRAQTVHLAGLPLDLGAGWLHSAEHNPWVAIAEASGFTVDRTLPRWREQWRALGFAVAEQQAAGAAFAAFVRRMRDNPPASDRAADALLPDCEWNGYLDALSGYINGASNAEVSVRDFLAYDDAATETDWRVRDGYGALVSAHGAGLRVALSTPVTAIEGGDALLRIATSGGTLQARSAIVTVSTNVLARGAIRFDAALDPVLHAATCLPLGLADKLFLALDDGAELPENGHLLGNPRTAVTGTYTLRPFGRPVIEAMFGGEGATVAEAEGLDGVAHFAIGELCALLGNDWRKRLRLIAGSAWGRADHILGGYSHALPGHADARHVLAEPVDPRIRFAGEACSPAEFSTVHGAYKTGVAAARALLA; via the coding sequence ATGCGCGAAGTGGAAGTTGCAGTCATCGGCGGCGGTGCGGCGGGGGTCGCTGCCGCCCGCACGCTTGCCGACACCGGTGTGGAGACCCTGATCCTCGAGGCGAGCGACCGGCTTGGTGGACGCGCGCAGACGGTCCATCTGGCAGGCCTGCCGCTCGATCTCGGCGCCGGCTGGCTGCATTCGGCCGAACATAATCCGTGGGTCGCGATCGCCGAAGCGAGCGGCTTTACCGTCGATCGCACGCTGCCGCGCTGGCGCGAGCAATGGCGCGCGCTCGGCTTCGCCGTGGCCGAGCAGCAGGCGGCAGGCGCGGCGTTCGCGGCATTCGTCCGCCGCATGCGCGACAATCCGCCCGCAAGCGATCGCGCCGCCGACGCGCTGTTGCCGGACTGCGAGTGGAACGGCTATCTCGACGCGCTGAGCGGCTACATCAACGGCGCGAGCAATGCCGAAGTCTCGGTCCGCGATTTCCTCGCTTATGACGACGCGGCGACCGAGACCGACTGGCGAGTACGCGACGGCTATGGCGCATTGGTCTCCGCACATGGCGCCGGGCTGCGGGTGGCGCTTTCGACTCCGGTGACGGCGATCGAGGGCGGCGATGCGCTGCTCCGCATCGCTACATCGGGCGGCACGCTGCAAGCGCGCTCGGCGATCGTCACCGTCTCGACCAACGTGTTGGCGCGCGGCGCGATCCGGTTCGATGCAGCGCTCGATCCCGTGCTGCACGCGGCCACATGCCTGCCGCTGGGGCTTGCCGACAAGTTGTTCCTCGCGCTCGACGACGGCGCGGAGCTTCCGGAGAACGGACACCTGCTCGGCAATCCGCGCACGGCAGTCACCGGCACCTACACGCTGCGCCCGTTCGGACGTCCCGTGATCGAGGCGATGTTCGGCGGCGAAGGCGCGACGGTGGCGGAGGCGGAAGGCCTCGACGGTGTCGCGCACTTCGCGATCGGCGAGCTCTGCGCGCTGCTCGGGAACGACTGGCGCAAGCGGCTCCGGCTGATCGCCGGCTCGGCCTGGGGACGCGCTGATCATATCCTCGGCGGCTACAGCCACGCGCTGCCGGGCCATGCCGACGCGCGGCATGTGCTCGCGGAGCCGGTCGATCCGCGCATTCGCTTCGCCGGCGAGGCGTGCTCACCGGCCGAATTCTCGACGGTGCACGGCGCGTACAAGACCGGCGTCGCCGCCGCGCGGGCGTTGCTCGCCTAG